A portion of the Fulvia fulva chromosome 1, complete sequence genome contains these proteins:
- a CDS encoding MFS-type transporter oryC, giving the protein MFGSGDKDNRYFGLRGGWLTFWDTGRRTLTVACGTDMTLFGYDQGVFGGVVVTDDFLDTLNLRNNSSLLGTVTAIYNIGCFFGAILAYFIGDILGRKRTILLGTTVMSIGAILQITAYGVPQMIVGRIVAGVGNGLNNSTAPPWQAETSKAAWRGKLIVIELILNIAGFSLSNWVTYGFSFAGGAVAWRIPLALQFIFIVILYATVPWLPESPRWLVQKDKVEEAEQILADIEGSEIEDPYVQTELNEIKFTTAYERENSSRIRDLVRGRRHLKLELLSGINVTSYYLPTVLIESVGLSNTLARLLAACNSVSYLLFSLIGIPNVERWGRRKMMMYAAAGQCFCYLLITILLRLSEKEGFSEQDKVASASVAFFLCYVFFGIGFQGVPWLFPAEINSFSMRSKGAALGTATNWISNFMVVEITPIGIRTLRWKFYIIWTTFNFSFVPIVYFLYPETAGRTLEDIDMYFRDNHNVLVFRDKTATSSKRPVEYIEREESAVRRASSVDPRAASLAAMHSRGKAMGVEVEEGRVSSELQKTDESWLHKENV; this is encoded by the exons ATGTTTGGCTCTGGTGACAAGGACAATCGGTACTTTGGTCTCCGAGGAGGATGGCTCACCTTCTGGGATACGGGAAGAAGAACAC TGACTGTCGCCTGTGGTACCGATATGACTTTATTCGGCTATGATCAGGGTGTTTTTGGAGGCGTGGTTGTAACGGACGACTTTCTCGATACTCTCAACCTGCGGAACAACAGTTCTCTCCTCGGCACAGTAACAGCGATATACAACATTGGCTGCTTCTTCGGCGCCATCCTGGCCTACTTCATTGGAGACATTCTTGGACGAAAGCGAACGATCCTTCTCGGTACCACCGTCATGTCTATCGGCGCCATCCTTCAGATCACAGCCTATGGAGTGCCTCAGATGATTGTTGGCCGCATCGTAGCTGGCGTAGGCAACGGTCTCAACAACTCCACCGCCCCACCTTGGCAAGCAGAAACGAGTAAAGCTGCGTGGAGAGGAAAGCTCATTGTAATTGAACTCATCCTCAACATCGCCGGCTTCTCCCTCAGCAACTGGGTCACATATGGCTTCTCCTTCGCCGGCGGAGCTGTGGCATGGCGCATCCCGCTCGCGCTGCAGTTCATATTCATTGTCATTCTTTATGCCACGGTGCCTTGGTTGCCGGAGTCGCCCAGGTGGTTGGTGCAGAAGGATAAGGTCGAGGAAGCGGAACAAATCTTGGCTGATATTGAAGGCTCTGAGATTGAGGATCCATACGTCCAGACTGAGCTTAACGAGATCAAGTTCACGACTGCCTATGAAAGAGAGAACAGTTCCCGCATTCGCGATCTGGTCCGTGGGAGGAGGCATCTCAAGCTGGAACTT CTCTCCGGAATCAACGTAACATCCTACTACCTCCCCACCGTCCTGATCGAATCCGTCGGCCTCAGCAACACCCTGGCCCGCCTCCTCGCTGCCTGCAACAGCGTCTCATACCTCCTCTTCTCCCTCATCGGAATTCCCAACGTTGAGCGTTGGGGCCGCAGGAAGATGATGATGTATGCCGCTGCTGGTCAATGTTTCTGCTACCTGCTCATTACGATCCTGCTCCGCTTGAGCGAGAAGGAAGGCTTTTCAGAACAAGACAAGGTCGCGAGCGCTAGTGTGGCCTTCTTCCTCTGCTACGTCTTCTTCGGGATTGGATTCCAGGGTGTGCCGTGGTTATTCCCTG CCGAAATCAACTCTTTCTCCATGCGCTCCAAAGGCGCCGCCCTCGGCACCGCCACCAACTGGATCTCCAACTTCATGGTCGTCGAAATCACGCCCATCGGAATCCGCACTTTACGCTGGAAATTCTACATCATCTGGACCACCTTCAACTTCTCCTTCGTCCCTATCGTCTACTTCCTCTACCCAGAAACAGCCGGCAGAACGCTCGAAGATATCGACATGTACTTCCGCGACAATCATAATGTTCTGGTCTTTAGGGATAAGACGGCGACGAGCTCGAAGCGGCCGGTGGAGTATATTGAGAGGGAGGAGAGTGCGGTAAGGAGGGCGAGTAGTGTAGATCCGAGGGCGGCGAGTTTGGCGGCGATGCATAGTAGGGGGAAGGCGATGGGGGTTGAGGTGGAGGAGGGGAGGGTTAGTAGTGAGCTGCAGAAGACGGATGAGAGTTGGTTGCATAAGGAGAATGTTTGA
- a CDS encoding Pirin-like protein, with protein sequence MAPDTKFVGLPVIPSLNATNPKPRGIQKVFEAIEQAEGAGATVRRSIGTPRLRNFTPFLMLDHFSVAPGAGFPDHPHRGQETITYLLSGAVDHEDFAGNKGTINAGDLQFMTAGKGIVHAEMPHDDGTGSSNIGMQLWVDLPKDLKACEPRYRDLRAKEIPEATADDGKVKVKVISGRSQGVDSVQELAYTPVWLLDVTIQPGGKLAQPLPAGWNSFAYTLEGKTTWDTGATSREVPQYHNTVFEQKGDQVIASVPADAKENARFILVAGLPLDQPIVQYGPFVLTDASQVRRAMMDHGTYTNGFERAEGWASEIGKVMG encoded by the coding sequence ATGGCGCCGGATACGAAGTTTGTGGGACTGCCGGTCATTCCCAGTCTTAATGCTACGAATCCGAAGCCGAGAGGGATTCAGAAGGTCTTCGAAGCGATTGAACAGGCCGAGGGTGCTGGAGCCACAGTCCGCCGCTCAATAGGCACACCACGACTGAGGAACTTCACGCCTTTCTTGATGTTGGATCACTTTTCAGTCGCTCCAGGTGCTGGCTTCCCAGACCACCCGCACAGAGGCCAGGAAACAATAACATACCTCCTCTCCGGCGCCGTAGATCACGAAGATTTTGCTGGAAACAAAGGAACGATCAACGCTGGTGACCTGCAATTCATGACAGCCGGCAAAGGAATCGTTCACGCTGAAATGCCACACGATGACGGCACAGGATCAAGTAATATCGGAATGCAGCTCTGGGTAGATCTTCCGAAAGATCTTAAGGCCTGTGAACCGAGGTATCGAGACCTAAGGGCCAAGGAGATCCCagaggcgacggcagacgATGGCAAAGTGAAGGTCAAAGTAATCAGCGGTCGCTCTCAGGGTGTGGACAGTGTACAGGAATTGGCGTATACTCCCGTCTGGCTATTGGATGTGACGATCCAACCGGGAGGCAAACTCGCCCAGCCTCTCCCCGCCGGCTGGAACTCCTTCGCATACACTCTCGAAGGCAAGACGACATGGGATACCGGTGCGACAAGCCGAGAAGTCCCACAGTACCACAACACCGTGTTTGAGCAGAAGGGAGATCAAGTCATTGCCTCAGTCCCGGCTGATGCGAAGGAGAACGCGAGGTTCATTCTTGTAGCGGGATTGCCTTTGGATCAGCCGATTGTGCAGTATGGGCCGTTCGTTTTGACGGATGCAAGCCAGGTCAGGCGGGCGATGATGGATCATGGGACGTATACGAATGGGTTTGAGAGGGCGGAGGGGTGGGCTAGTGAGATTGGGAAGGTGATGGGATAG
- a CDS encoding Metaxin-like protein, with amino-acid sequence MMSSKMMRLFILGPAFGLPSIDAECNAAVALLQLRVKDQHELIPTHDQTHRLPFLIDGQAQVSGFNNIVRHFANRRISDEAVRLDAKQRTDSLAFTSFIESNAQTLLDISLYVGFENYRYTTRPAFTKILPWHINYIIPPQRRTAARSRTEHLAISSIDVDNVHEDMSNKPPGYEGVGKEQPGFEAEAKQRASLLLPRKDTLRSLLQRPEHAAVFKLNALVDNFFEPLHEALQHNDYLLGTAEPTSIDCLLYGYLSLILYPQVPQDWLASTIKRKYKSLVAYTDRLHSLLSLATDADHVLRLSQVAAAHAHDMSLPWKAPNTSTMSATIKEIRHGIWMQLPVVGGPRLALSNAKQFPYLDRNLGNMVLSLTASLALAGYLTIRFGFLSWPHGEEVHIFGRRRMADYGHLGDALAGIRLLGPQAGR; translated from the coding sequence ATGATGAGCTCGAAGATGATGCGACTCTTCATCTTGGGCCCTGCATTTGGGCTACCTTCGATTGACGCAGAATGTAATGCAGCTGTTGCACTGCTCCAGCTCCGCGTCAAAGACCAACACGAGCTGATCCCAACGCATGACCAAACACATCGACTGCCCTTCCTGATCGATGGCCAAGCACAAGTCTCTGGCTTCAACAACATCGTACGCCACTTCGCGAACAGACGCATATCCGACGAGGCCGTCCGGCTAGATGCAAAGCAACGCACCGATTCTCTTGCCTTCACGTCCTTCATCGAGTCCAACGCGCAGACACTGCTGGACATATCGCTCTACGTCGGCTTCGAGAACTACCGCTACACGACTCGTCCCGCCTTCACCAAGATTCTGCCATGGCACATCAACTACATAATACCACCACAACGACGCACAGCTGCTAGATCACGAACAGAACACTTGGCCATATCGAGCATTGATGTCGACAATGTGCACGAGGATATGAGCAACAAGCCACCAGGTTATGAAGGAGTAGGGAAAGAGCAGCCCGGATTCGAGGCGGAGGCAAAGCAGAGAGCAAGCCTGCTTCTACCACGCAAGGATACACTGAGGAGTCTTCTGCAGAGACCTGAGCATGCAGCAGTGTTCAAGTTGAATGCTCTGGTAGACAACTTCTTCGAGCCGTTGCACGAGGCACTCCAACATAACGACTACTTGCTCGGGACTGCAGAGCCGACCTCGATCGACTGCTTACTGTACGGCTATCTCAGTCTCATCTTGTACCCACAAGTACCACAAGACTGGCTAGCATCAACCATCAAGCGGAAGTACAAGTCGCTCGTGGCCTACACCGACCGACTACATAGCTTGTTAAGCCTTGCTACCGACGCTGATCACGTTCTTCGGCTATCACAAGTGGCTGCAGCTCACGCGCATGATATGTCGCTGCCGTGGAAAGCACCCAACACTTCGACAATGTCTGCAACCATCAAGGAGATTCGCCATGGGATCTGGATGCAGCTACCTGTTGTTGGTGGACCACGGTTGGCTTTATCAAACGCGAAGCAGTTCCCCTACCTTGATCGGAACTTGGGCAATATGGTACTTTCCTTAACAGCTTCCCTTGCCCTGGCTGGGTATCTCACAATCCGCTTCGGCTTTCTGTCATGGCCACACGGCGAAGAAGTCCACATCTTTGGTCGCAGGCGTATGGCAGACTATGGTCATCTCGGCGATGCTCTTGCTGGTATTCGCCTTTTAGGGCCTCAGGCTGGCCGATGA
- a CDS encoding Pre-mRNA-processing protein prp40, giving the protein MSAWAEATAPDGRKYFWNKQTKQTSWSKPDDFDAPATPAGPNGSASDWSEAKAPDGRAYYYNKVTKETRWDRPAVMDQAPRQNARPDFVAGRGQDYGRPDRSEDRMTRRDDRMAGLPNKPIFDREGPRGGGGGMPWENRRDDVGFRGPMPAKNDEPDYATHEQAEEAFCKLLKRHNISPDTEWQDALRVVVRDREYRAIKDPKERKVAYEKYCQEVRAQEKGKEKERKEKLREDFRKMLRTHEEIKHYTRWKTARPMIQGEYVYKQAGDDDERKRMFDEYILELKKKHAEEESARRKTAIAELDSMLRVLIVDPDTRWNDAEEKITTSDRFVSEDIFRALNKLDVFYAFENHMKALERVANEKLQQEKRLKRRRERQARDGFRQSLNDKLREGKIKAGSKWQDVHSSFADDPRFTSYVGMPGSDPLDLFWDIVEDEERKLRSKRNDAMDVLEDRRYEMTLDTTFDQFMDVMQSHPKTSVLKDDELNLIYSRLMDKIKKRHEDSKLDAERHKRDIIDGIRTQMKRNRPAIRLEDTLEDVTRLLAGTRDWEAADDDMRATAYEKYMRRLKERDEHERDRARRDRDDRNGARRDDRDRSRDRRHRTRTPEIDAYEADRRKAQEARERSYRKPSFGLTPPPRDRRDDRYISREDDRRHDRRDGVSVYERERRERELERERSYISRADPRDKGKTLDYGDEDAVGSRPGSVRKRRESDGSMRESKRSRRAESAGVLKDEEPALQSGSEEGEIEEV; this is encoded by the exons ATGAGTGCCTGGGCCGAGGCGACCGCGCCAGACGGCCGCAAATACTTCTGGAACAAGCAAACCAAGCAGACATCATGGAGCAAGCCCGACGACTTCGATGCTCCGGCGACACCAGCAGGTCCGAATGGTAGTGCCAGCGACTGGAGTGAAGCAAAAGCGCCTGATGGTCGAGCATACTACTACAACAAGGTCACAAAGGAGACAAGATGGGACAGACCAGCTGTCATGGATCAGGCACCTCGCCAAAACGCTCGTCCAGACTTTGTGGCAGGTAGAGGTCAGGACTACGGCCGTCCAGACAGATCCGAAGATCGCATGACGAGGCGGGACGACCGTATGGCTGGTCTGCCAAACAAGCCAATTTTCGACCGCGAAGGCCCAAGAGGCGGCGGCGGTGGCATGCCATGGGAGAACCGGCGGGATGACGTTGGCTTCAGGGGACCAATGCCAGCGAAGAACGACGAGCCTGACTATGCCACCCACGAACAAGCAGAAGAGGCCTTCTGCAAGTTGCTCAAGCGTCACAACATCTCACCCGACACCGAGTGGCAGGATGCCTTGCGTGTTGTTGTGCGCGACCGGGAGTACCGCGCCATCAAGGACCCCAAGGAGCGAAAAGTGGCATACGAGAAGTACTGCCAAGAAGTGCGTGCACAAGAGAAGGGCAAGGAGAAGGAGCGCAAAGAAAAGTTGCGTGAAGACTTCCGTAAGATGCTACGGACCCATGAGGAGATCAAGCATTACACGCGCTGGAAGACTGCAAGACCAATGATCCAGGGCGAGTATGTCTACAAGCAGGCTGGAGATGATGATGAGCGCAAGCGCATGTTCGATGAGTACATCCTTGAGCTGAAGAAGAAGCACGCCGAAGAAGAGTCTGCCCGCCGCAAGACTGCCATCGCCGAGCTCGACTCCATGCTCAGAGTGCTGATCGTCGATCCTGATACCAGATGGAACGACGCCGAAGAGAAGATCACGACAAGCGACCGCTTCGTCTCCGAAGACATCTTCCGAGCACTCAACAAGCTTGATGTGTTCTATGCGTTCGAGAACCACATGAAGGCCTTGGAGCGAGTCGCCAACGAGAAGCTGCAGCAGGAGAAGCGCTTGAAGCGACGCCGAGAGCGCCAGGCTCGTGATGGCTTCAGACAATCGCTCAACGACAAGCTGAGAGAAGGCAAGATCAAGGCTGGCAGCAAGTGGCAGGACGTGCACTCCTCTTTCGCTGACGATCCGCGATTCACTAGCTATGTCGGCATGCCAGGCAGTGACCCTCTGGACCTGTTCTGGGACATTGTCGAAGACGAAGAGCGCAAGCTACGCTCCAAGCGCAACGACGCGATGGACGTGTTGGAAGACAGACGCTACGAGATGACCCTCGACACCACCTTCGACCAGTTCATGGACGTCATGCAGTCTCACCCAAAGACATCGGTCTTGAAAGATGACGAGCTGAACTTGATCTATTCAAGACTCATGGACAAGATCAAGAAGCGTCACGAAGACAGCAAGCTCGATGCCGAGCGCCATAAGAGAGACATCATCGATGGCATCAGAACACAGATGAAGCGCAATAGACCAGCCATCCGGCTTGAGGACACCCTTGAGGATGTTACACGACTGCTTGCAGGTACTCGCGACTGGGAAGCTGCTGATGACGACATGAGGGCGACTGCCTACGAGAAGTACATGCGCCGACTCAAGGAGAGAGATGAGCACGAGCGCGATCGAGCACGCCGTGACCGAGACGACAGAAATGGTGCACGACGCGACGACCGTGATCGCTCCCGAGATCGTCGCCACCGAACTCGTACGCCCGAGATCGATGCTTACGAAGCTGACAGACGCAAGGCCCAGGAAGCTCGCGAGAGATCGTACCGCAAGCCTTCGTTTGGCCTCACCCCACCACCACGCGATCGCCGAGATGACCGATACATCTCGCGTGAGGACGATCGTAGACACGACCGTCGAGATGGCGTGTCTGTCTATGAGCGCGAGAGACGTGAGAGAGAGCTGGAACGCGAGCGGAGCTACATCAGTCGCGCTGATCCACGTGACAAGGGTAAGACTTTGGACTATGGTGATGAAGATGCCGTTGGCAGTCGTCCAGGATCCGTGCGCAAGCGTCGCGAGTCTGATGGCAGCATGCGTGAGAGCAAG CGATCACGCCGTGCTGAGAGTGCTGGTGTGCTGAAGGACGAAGAGCCTGCTCTTCAGTCTGGTTCCGAGGAGGGTGAAATTGAAGAAGTCTGA